The genome window ATGATTGACCATAACCAATACAATTTGTCAGGGGTTGTTCAATTAATTCGAGAAATATTGAAAATCTTAATTGGCATTGAAGTGATGGGGGCATTTATTTTAACGTTGCACTTTACCAATTACTTCGATACTTTGGAAGAAGCCTTGATTCATGGTGTCTTTGCCTCCGTTTCAGCTACTACAAATGGGGGCTTTGATATTACTGGTATGAGTTTACTACCGTTTCATAACGATTACTTTGTTCAAGCGATAACAATGGTGCTAATTGTGCTTGGCGCGATAGGCTTCCCAGTTTTAATTGAAGTGAAAACCTTTTTACTTAATCGCCATGCAAATTTCCGCTTTAGTTTATTTACTAAAATAACAACTTCCACATATGCAATTTTATTTGCAGTAGGGGCTGTCGTTATTTTACTGCTTGAATCATTCCATTCCTTTAAGGGAATGCCTTGGCATGAGGCTCTGTTTTCTGCAATGTTCCATTCTGTTTCAACACGATCAGCTGGACTTACGACGTATGATGTAACAACCTTTAGTGAAGCAACAGATATTTTTATGAGTTTTTTAATGTTTATTGGCGCCTCACCGAGTTCAGTTGGTGGTGGGATACGTACAACAACGTTTGCAATGGCCATTCTATTCCTAATTACCTTCTCACGAGGAAGAGAGGATATTCAAGTATTCGGACGTGAAATACATTTAATTGATGTATTCCGCTCGTTTGTTGTTATCTTATTGGCATTCTTTATGGTATTAGTAGCGACAATTATTTTACTCATTACTGAGCCACATGCGTCACTGATTCAAATTATTTTTGAAATTACATCAGCGTTCGGAACGTGTGGGATGTCTTTAGGGATCACCTCTGACTTATCGGTAATTGGTAAAATTATCGTTATGATTTTAATGTTTATTGGTCGTGTCGGATTAATTTCCTTCCTTTACACTCTAGGTGGTGGCGGTAGAGGTAAAAAATCTAATTATCACTATCCAAAGGAACGTGTAATTATTGGGTAAAGCACTAAACCATTGATATAAAGGCTTTTATGGAAGTCTATTCTTGAATTGCCCCTTTTTGTTCTCTTAAAGGTTACCTTTTGAGATAATCTTCAAATTTATAGATGTAATGTGCAAGTAGGTGTTAGCTGTGACACAAAGTGGTGTGATGACTACGGACTGGCACTAGGATTGTATATCACAATTCAACAACGTTGTTCAGTGTTTGTTGAGAATGGTTTAGTCATGTATGCTAGGTAAACCAACCAAAAAAGACCAGGTACTCGATTTATTTGACCTGGTCGGTTTACTTATTAAATCTTGCTGAAGATACAGTTATGGTGTCTGATACGTGTAAGGAAATTCGTGCAAAAAAAGATATAGGAAAAATGAAGAGCGGCTGCATAAGAGGAAATCTTTTGCAGCGTTTTTTTTGTGTTATCGTTTATTTTTGGTGGATCACTTGAACTATCGAGCATGATTGGGCCTCTCATTGGCAATCTATTCTTGACGATTAAGTAGCTCATAACTTATCTTGAACAGCTTCTTTTACTTCACCAAAGTTCGATTTTTTTTGATATACTTACTATTACAATTTGTCATTTACAAAGAAAATAATGTATAAAATCAGCATATAAGTGACTTCGTCATATAATTGTCAAAAAATTTAAAATTGTTTTTCCTGAATATAATGACTGTTGAGTGGGTAATATTTACAATGCAAAGGCATTAGTGACCTGAGAATTTCGTACTAAACTTTTTTAGGATAATTGTAATACCTCTACTAACATCTGATGACCATAAGAAAGCTATCGGTTTTACTTAAAATAGGTACATTTGAAATGTAATTATTTGGATTCATTTTAGATTACTGATAAATTTAAGAGTTCTTTATGAATGTAAAAAAACGCTAATCCAATATTTATTAATGGACTAGCGTTTCTTATTATACAGAGTGGATTGTTGCAAAGTATGGTGCTTGACCGAGACGGAAGTAAGTTAAAAGATAGGCATTTTTTTGTACAATTTTGCCATTTGAGAAATTTTGGTAATCTATGTGATGCGGAATAATGAGCGTATGTTTAAACAACTCTTTTTCAGATAGATTGAAGCTTGCGAATTCCTCACCTGCAATTGTAGGGTTTTCACGTAAAGCATTATAAAGTGTTTTTTGTTGCTCCTCTGTAGGGCGCTCCTTCCACCATAATTTACGTGGCTGGAACTGCTGAGCCTTTAAATAATCCAGCTGCATTAAGCTTTGAATAACATTTAAATTAGCACCCTCTACAGTTTCTAAAAACATTAATAAACGACGGAATAAATCCTCAAGCTGATGACCGATACGTGACCAACCCTTTGTTTCCCAATACGTACCGAAATTTTGGAAGAAATCAAATGGCGTTTCAAACACTTCAGTTACTAAGTATTCAATCGTATGATCCATACGGTGATCATTCCAGTATTTCTCAAGTACATCCTCTGCATGTTTAATGCGTACAATATCATCAAATGTTAAGACATTGTTTGAGAAAATTTCGTAAGGAGCTAAGTCCACATAAGTATAGCCGAATTTTTCAGCCTCTAGACGAAGGCCTGTACCGCGCAGAAGTTTAAGGAAGCCAAGCTGTAATTCTTCTGGTCGCATGGCGAAAACATCATTAAAGGTTTGGCGGAAGCTTGCATAATCTTCCTCTGGTAAACCAGCGATTAAATCTAAATGCTGATCAATCTTTCCACCTTCTTTGACCATCGTCACTGTACGCGTTAGTTTTTCAAAGTTTTGGCGGCGTTTCACAAGAGTATTTGTTAAATCATTCGTCGACTGAACACCGATTTCAAAACGAAAAAGACCTTGTGGTGCGTTATCATTTAAAAACTGGATAACCTCAGGACGCATAATATCTGCGGTAATTTCAAATTGGAATACAACCCCTGGCTTATGTTCATCGATTAAAAATTGGAACATTTCCATAGCATAGCTGCGGCTTATATTAAATGTACGGTCAACAAATTTAATAATACGTGCACCATTGTCCATCAAGAATCGAATATCTTCTTTTATTTTTTCTCGGTTAAAATATCGAACACCTACTTCAATAGAAGATAAACAAAATTGACAGCTAAATGGACAGCCTCGACTTGTTTCGATATATTGAATTCGTTTGCTTAGATGTGGGAGATCCTCATCAAAGCGAAATGGACTTGGCAATTCACGTAAATCTACTTTTGGTGGTT of Lysinibacillus agricola contains these proteins:
- a CDS encoding B12-binding domain-containing radical SAM protein, with protein sequence MNTILTTLNAKYIHTNLALRYLKGAALPEFNPVIAEYTIKDPAFNIVSDLFQKKPDIVGFSCYIWNIEETIHVIKMLKTVCPNVKILLGGPEVSYDTHHWLRRIEEVDFIIMGEGETSFKQLLRYLHGEIALEDVPGICYLEDGKVRIHAQPPKVDLRELPSPFRFDEDLPHLSKRIQYIETSRGCPFSCQFCLSSIEVGVRYFNREKIKEDIRFLMDNGARIIKFVDRTFNISRSYAMEMFQFLIDEHKPGVVFQFEITADIMRPEVIQFLNDNAPQGLFRFEIGVQSTNDLTNTLVKRRQNFEKLTRTVTMVKEGGKIDQHLDLIAGLPEEDYASFRQTFNDVFAMRPEELQLGFLKLLRGTGLRLEAEKFGYTYVDLAPYEIFSNNVLTFDDIVRIKHAEDVLEKYWNDHRMDHTIEYLVTEVFETPFDFFQNFGTYWETKGWSRIGHQLEDLFRRLLMFLETVEGANLNVIQSLMQLDYLKAQQFQPRKLWWKERPTEEQQKTLYNALRENPTIAGEEFASFNLSEKELFKHTLIIPHHIDYQNFSNGKIVQKNAYLLTYFRLGQAPYFATIHSV
- a CDS encoding TrkH family potassium uptake protein; amino-acid sequence: MPWKKSSNRLVTPFQVLVSYYFIAIAISFLLLRLPGVHQEGVKVSLLDSLFTAVSAVSVTGLTTFNISESYTTFGLVMVLVILQLGAIGIMSLGTFVWLLVGKKIGMRERQLIMIDHNQYNLSGVVQLIREILKILIGIEVMGAFILTLHFTNYFDTLEEALIHGVFASVSATTNGGFDITGMSLLPFHNDYFVQAITMVLIVLGAIGFPVLIEVKTFLLNRHANFRFSLFTKITTSTYAILFAVGAVVILLLESFHSFKGMPWHEALFSAMFHSVSTRSAGLTTYDVTTFSEATDIFMSFLMFIGASPSSVGGGIRTTTFAMAILFLITFSRGREDIQVFGREIHLIDVFRSFVVILLAFFMVLVATIILLITEPHASLIQIIFEITSAFGTCGMSLGITSDLSVIGKIIVMILMFIGRVGLISFLYTLGGGGRGKKSNYHYPKERVIIG